Proteins encoded by one window of Musa acuminata AAA Group cultivar baxijiao chromosome BXJ2-9, Cavendish_Baxijiao_AAA, whole genome shotgun sequence:
- the LOC135585998 gene encoding alpha-humulene synthase-like isoform X1: MSSRCLVASGVEEVARKTSGFHPSVWGDYFITHVSPSSDAQDNHEWMEERSRELREQIKSMLQDYSDLLQTMQLIDAIQLLGVAYHFEKEISDALSKVYDADFNTHGLYEASLRFRLLRQHGYNISPDVFNKFKDEEGSFMSDLKGDVEGLLSLYNASYLGTHGETILDEAISFTRNILTSMLSDLKPPLLSKVSLSLETPLFRRTKRLLTRNYISIYQEDATRNDVLLELAKLDFNLVQSLHRKELKSLSIWWKDLALAKSLSFVRDRLVECYYWMHAVFSEPHYSRARVMTAKLTALASIMDDIYDNYSTLEESRLLTDAIQRWEAQAVDQLPDYMKDYYLKLINNLEEMKDELAPEEKYRMLYLKEEIKTLARFYFEESKWGVEGYVPTVEEHLHISMMTTTLSMLACASFAAMGEVATKEAFEWVTSYPTILKASSIICRVLDDINSHELEQERGHTASTVECCMKQYGTDANEACKKLQMLVQDAWKDMNKECLNPTAVPMPLLERLVNLSRAMEDSHKNIDSYTHSNTTMKDRITLLLVQPVPV; this comes from the exons ATGAGCTCTCGGTGCCTCGTCGCAAGCGGTGTTGAGGAGGTCGCTCGAAAGACCTCAGGCTTCCATCCCAGTGTTTGGGGTGACTACTTCATTACGCATGTCTCACCCTCTTCCGATGCTCAG GACAATCATGAATGGATGGAGGAAAGATCAAGAGAACTAAGGGAGCAAATAAAGAGCATGCTGCAGGACTACAGTGATTTACTGCAGACCATGCAATTGATCGATGCCATCCAACTTCTTGGAGTGGCCTATCATTTTGAGAAGGAGATAAGCGATGCATTAAGCAAAGTCTATGATGCAGATTTTAACACACATGGCCTCTACGAGGCCTCTCTTCGATTTCGATTACTTAGACAACATGGATATAACATATCTCCAG ATGTTTTTAACAAGTTTAAAGATGAGGAAGGAAGTTTCATGTCTGACTTGAAGGGCGATGTGGAGGGGCTATTAAGCTTATACAACGCATCATACCTTGGAACACATGGAGAGACAATACTTGACGAAGCCATTTCTTTTACAAGAAACATACTTACCTCCATGTTAAGCGATCTCAAACCACCTTTACTGTCGAAAGTGTCTCTTTCCCTTGAGACACCTCTATTTCGAAGAACCAAAAGGCTCTTGACAAGAAACTACATCTCCATCTACCAAGAGGATGCAACACGAAATGATGTGTTATTAGAGCTTGCCAAGCTAGACTTCAATCTAGTCCAATCGCTTCACCGTAAGGAGCTTAAAAGCCTCTCCAT ATGGTGGAAGGATTTGGCCCTCGCCAAGAGTCTAAGTTTTGTCCGAGACCGATTGGTGGAATGCTATTATTGGATGCATGCAGTGTTCAGTGAACCTCACTATTCTCGTGCACGAGTGATGACTGCCAAATTGACAGCCCTGGCTTCTATCATGGATGATATTTATGATAACTATAGCACACTAGAGGAGAGCCGACTCCTTACCGATGCTATCCAAAG GTGGGAAGCCCAGGCTGTTGATCAGCTACCAGACTACATGAAAGACTATTATCTCAAGCTGATCAATAACTTGGAAGAAATGAAAGATGAGCTAGCACCAGAGGAGAAGTATCGCATGCTATATCTAAAGGAAGAA ATTAAAACCTTGGCCAGATTTTATTTTGAGGAATCCAAATGGGGTGTGGAAGGATATGTGCCAACAGTAGAAGAACATTTACATATATCAATGATGACAACTACATTATCCATGCTTGCTTGTGCCTCTTTTGCGGCCATGGGAGAAGTGGCAACAAAAGAGGCATTTGAATGGGTTACAAGTTATCCTACGATCCTCAAAGCTTCCTCAATAATTTGTCGCGTCTTGGATGATATAAATTCACATGAG CTGGAACAAGAAAGAGGACACACTGCTTCCACAGTAGAATGCTGCATGAAACAATACGGCACTGATGCAAATGAGGCATGCAAGAAGCTGCAGATGTTGGTTCAAGATGCATGGAAGGATATGAACAAAGAATGTCTGAATCCAACTGCAGTCCCCATGCCATTACTCGAAAGATTAGTTAACTTGTCACGAGCCATGGAAGACTCACACAAGAATATCGACTCATACACCCATTCCAACACTACCATGAAAGATCGTATCACTCTGTTGCTTGTCCAACCCGTTCCTGTTTGA
- the LOC135585998 gene encoding alpha-humulene synthase-like isoform X2, with product MSSRCLVASGVEEVARKTSGFHPSVWGDYFITHVSPSSDAQDNHEWMEERSRELREQIKSMLQDYSDLLQTMQLIDAIQLLGVAYHFEKEISDALSKVYDADFNTHGLYEASLRFRLLRQHGYNISPDVFNKFKDEEGSFMSDLKGDVEGLLSLYNASYLGTHGETILDEAISFTRNILTSMLSDLKPPLLSKVSLSLETPLFRRTKRLLTRNYISIYQEDATRNDVLLELAKLDFNLVQSLHRKELKSLSIWWKDLALAKSLSFVRDRLVECYYWMHAVFSEPHYSRARVMTAKLTALASIMDDIYDNYSTLEESRLLTDAIQRWEAQAVDQLPDYMKDYYLKLINNLEEMKDELAPEEKYRMLYLKEEIKTLARFYFEESKWGVEGYVPTVEEHLHISMMTTTLSMLACASFAAMGEVATKEAFEWVTSYPTILKASSIICRVLDDINSHEEASIKERQLKQEESYWTEEKHVRRLDVKPEDRSTYRQKASGHGFGH from the exons ATGAGCTCTCGGTGCCTCGTCGCAAGCGGTGTTGAGGAGGTCGCTCGAAAGACCTCAGGCTTCCATCCCAGTGTTTGGGGTGACTACTTCATTACGCATGTCTCACCCTCTTCCGATGCTCAG GACAATCATGAATGGATGGAGGAAAGATCAAGAGAACTAAGGGAGCAAATAAAGAGCATGCTGCAGGACTACAGTGATTTACTGCAGACCATGCAATTGATCGATGCCATCCAACTTCTTGGAGTGGCCTATCATTTTGAGAAGGAGATAAGCGATGCATTAAGCAAAGTCTATGATGCAGATTTTAACACACATGGCCTCTACGAGGCCTCTCTTCGATTTCGATTACTTAGACAACATGGATATAACATATCTCCAG ATGTTTTTAACAAGTTTAAAGATGAGGAAGGAAGTTTCATGTCTGACTTGAAGGGCGATGTGGAGGGGCTATTAAGCTTATACAACGCATCATACCTTGGAACACATGGAGAGACAATACTTGACGAAGCCATTTCTTTTACAAGAAACATACTTACCTCCATGTTAAGCGATCTCAAACCACCTTTACTGTCGAAAGTGTCTCTTTCCCTTGAGACACCTCTATTTCGAAGAACCAAAAGGCTCTTGACAAGAAACTACATCTCCATCTACCAAGAGGATGCAACACGAAATGATGTGTTATTAGAGCTTGCCAAGCTAGACTTCAATCTAGTCCAATCGCTTCACCGTAAGGAGCTTAAAAGCCTCTCCAT ATGGTGGAAGGATTTGGCCCTCGCCAAGAGTCTAAGTTTTGTCCGAGACCGATTGGTGGAATGCTATTATTGGATGCATGCAGTGTTCAGTGAACCTCACTATTCTCGTGCACGAGTGATGACTGCCAAATTGACAGCCCTGGCTTCTATCATGGATGATATTTATGATAACTATAGCACACTAGAGGAGAGCCGACTCCTTACCGATGCTATCCAAAG GTGGGAAGCCCAGGCTGTTGATCAGCTACCAGACTACATGAAAGACTATTATCTCAAGCTGATCAATAACTTGGAAGAAATGAAAGATGAGCTAGCACCAGAGGAGAAGTATCGCATGCTATATCTAAAGGAAGAA ATTAAAACCTTGGCCAGATTTTATTTTGAGGAATCCAAATGGGGTGTGGAAGGATATGTGCCAACAGTAGAAGAACATTTACATATATCAATGATGACAACTACATTATCCATGCTTGCTTGTGCCTCTTTTGCGGCCATGGGAGAAGTGGCAACAAAAGAGGCATTTGAATGGGTTACAAGTTATCCTACGATCCTCAAAGCTTCCTCAATAATTTGTCGCGTCTTGGATGATATAAATTCACATGAG